The nucleotide sequence TTCAGGTCAACAGTGTCGGTACCTTCGAAACCGCCCGAGTCGCGGGGCTGCAGATGGCGGCACAGACCGCCGGCGGCGCGATCATCAACATCGGCGACTGGGCAACGTGTCGGCCGTATTTGGACCACGCGGCCTACTTTCCCAGCAAAGGGGCGATCGAGACGATGACACGCTCGCTGGCGGTCGAATTTGGACGTCGAAATGCACGCGTTCGAGTCAACGCGATTCTTCCCGGTCCCGTTTTGCTGGCCGACGATGTGTCCGATCAGGTTCGTCAATCTCTGGTCGACAGCACGCTGGTCGGACGGGTCGGAACGCCGGACGATGTCGCCCACGCGGCGATGATGTTGTGTCAAAACACTTTCATCACCGGCGTCTGTCTGTCGGTCGACGGTGGCAAGACGGTGTTTGCCAACGACGGGCTGCAGACCGGCTACAACACCGGTTGATACGTGCCGACGGCCAAGTCCCGGAACAGTGTGTCTGGATCATCCGCGGTCGTCGCAACCATGCCCAGGCCCGGATGACAACCGACTTCGATGCGACCAAACATTGGCCTGCCCAAGGCATCCGCACCGGACAGGGTCGCCGCGCGAAGAATATCCTCCGGTGCAATGTCTTGTCGGTGGTTTAGCAAGAATCGGACTTCGGACCAGAGGTCCAAGTCTGGGTTGCTGGCACGTGAATCGGTTCCCAGCGCGATGCGAATTCCTTTTCCGATACAGCGATCCATGGGATGCGGGGCGTACCCAAAATAGTCGTGCGTTCGTGGGCAATACACGATCGACAAATTGGGATGACCGGCGACGGTGTCCAGTTCTTGATCGGTCAGGTCGTTTCCATGGACCAACAACGCACGCGGTGCTTTGGTCAGCCTGTCGATCAGCGATCGATAGTCACCGTCGACGGTCGTATCGGGCCAGGGAAAAACGTCGTCCTGCCAAACCCCCATGCTGCGAAGGGCGTCGGCGAAAGCCCCGCCACCGTTTCGGATCAGTTCTCTTTCGTCCGGTGATTCCGCGACATGCATGGCCACCGGACGCGAAAGCGATGTTGCTTGATCGATCACTTGGCGGATGCAATCACGACGCATGGAGTATGGTGCATGGGGGCTGAGCCCCGCGGTTGCGTCGTGTTCGATGAAGTTACACGCTGCGGCCCAGCGTTCTTCCATTCGCGAAGATGACAGCCCGATGACTTCGGCAAATCGAATGACGGTTGCCGGTGATGTGTCAATCGACGACGGCGGGCCGGAATTCGGATCGGTGGTCTCGGGAGGCGTGCCTAGAGGGTTCGGGGTCACGATGTCGCCGATCAAACGGACGCCGGCGTCAATCGATTCACGTAAACCGGTTTGCACGACGCAGGGTCTTTGGCTGACATCCGCGTCGAAGCGTCGGCGGGTGACCAAAGCGATCCAGGCGGACAAAGGTACGGTGGAACGCCCGTCGGAGCCGATGCCGATGGGTTCGGACAGATCCGAAAACTCCAGATGCGTGTGGGCGTTGACCAGTCCGGGCATCAAGGCGGCATCGCCCAGATCGATCGCACAATGGGGAGGGCGTCCCGACCCGACTTCGATCACCGATCCGTCAACAACGCGGACCCAGCCGTCTTGAAAAGGCGGCCGGCTGATCGGCAGAATCCAGCGTGCCTGATACGTTCGATCGTCGGTCGTTGGAGCCGTGTTCAAGGGAAGGGTCGCCATCAAATGAATTCGTGGATGTCCAGTCCCGACACAAAGGCGTCATTGCCGAGACGATTCTATGCGCGTGCCACCGCGGACGTCGCACGCGGGTTGTTGGGGTGTGGTTACGCGGTGATCCGCGGCGGTCAATGGATCGGCGGGTTGATCGTCGAAACTGAAGCGTATTTAAGCCAACGGGATGCCGCCAGCCACAGTGCGCGTGGCCGAACACCATCCAACGCGGCCATGTTTGGGCCGCCCGGTTCGCTTTACGTTTATCCGATCCACGCGAAGCATTGTTCGAATCTGGTGACCGAGCCACAGGGGATTGGGGCCGCCGTTTTGATTCGTGCGATCGAACCGGTGTGGGGCTGCGAAACGATGCAGACGTTGCGTCGAACCGATGACCCGCGACGACTGACCCGCGGGCCGGCCATGCTGTGTCAGGCCATGATGCTGGACCGACGCGATGACGGCGT is from Crateriforma conspicua and encodes:
- a CDS encoding SDR family NAD(P)-dependent oxidoreductase, producing the protein MISLQSVFETDSPVVLVTGSGSPRVGRGIASWFADCGCHIAIHANQSVAQAAEAAEDLSDKHGIETAVVQGSLEDDTTPRQMVDAVVSRWGRIDVLINSAAIWSPTKLEDVTPAEVRRYFQVNSVGTFETARVAGLQMAAQTAGGAIINIGDWATCRPYLDHAAYFPSKGAIETMTRSLAVEFGRRNARVRVNAILPGPVLLADDVSDQVRQSLVDSTLVGRVGTPDDVAHAAMMLCQNTFITGVCLSVDGGKTVFANDGLQTGYNTG
- a CDS encoding amidohydrolase family protein, with translation MATLPLNTAPTTDDRTYQARWILPISRPPFQDGWVRVVDGSVIEVGSGRPPHCAIDLGDAALMPGLVNAHTHLEFSDLSEPIGIGSDGRSTVPLSAWIALVTRRRFDADVSQRPCVVQTGLRESIDAGVRLIGDIVTPNPLGTPPETTDPNSGPPSSIDTSPATVIRFAEVIGLSSSRMEERWAAACNFIEHDATAGLSPHAPYSMRRDCIRQVIDQATSLSRPVAMHVAESPDERELIRNGGGAFADALRSMGVWQDDVFPWPDTTVDGDYRSLIDRLTKAPRALLVHGNDLTDQELDTVAGHPNLSIVYCPRTHDYFGYAPHPMDRCIGKGIRIALGTDSRASNPDLDLWSEVRFLLNHRQDIAPEDILRAATLSGADALGRPMFGRIEVGCHPGLGMVATTADDPDTLFRDLAVGTYQPVL
- a CDS encoding DNA-3-methyladenine glycosylase; this translates as MNSWMSSPDTKASLPRRFYARATADVARGLLGCGYAVIRGGQWIGGLIVETEAYLSQRDAASHSARGRTPSNAAMFGPPGSLYVYPIHAKHCSNLVTEPQGIGAAVLIRAIEPVWGCETMQTLRRTDDPRRLTRGPAMLCQAMMLDRRDDGVDVVHDPSWRVWSDDRIQGIIESRVIATRRIGIRRSADRKLRFIVDGNRFVSGKAGDHRRPPRESLLELAADL